The following coding sequences are from one Sphaeramia orbicularis chromosome 11, fSphaOr1.1, whole genome shotgun sequence window:
- the LOC115428027 gene encoding CMP-N-acetylneuraminate-beta-galactosamide-alpha-2,3-sialyltransferase 2-like: MREIYFGNKTHSSTHQSISLSMSSKYKLLIFLLLVTGVCLVLREMRPDISVSLPLPTSCLCDKCLKDDDPWVMKHYDTSVEPFLTTDLNVSEESFKWWKNLQTESRSYDVFKATVASLLQMFPSPPHKSSSSNCWTCSVVGNSGNLVGANYGQLIDSHDVVIRMNKGMTKGFEEDVGRKTTHRVMYPESAMDVENDTHLVLFPFKIMDIEWIMKASTTGFYGRRSYAPIIPKIKVNKDLVRVVNPAFMRYVHHSWLEKTGSYPSTGFMTVVLAMHICNEVHVFGFGADSNGNWNHYWEKLWNKNLKTGVHPGKNEYNIIVQLAKTKKIEFYKGH, encoded by the exons AGCATCTCACTCAGCATGTCATCCAAATACAAGCTCTTAATTTTTCTGCTGCTTGTCACTGGGGTCTGTCTGGTATTGAGGGAAATGAGACCAGACATTTCTGTCAGTCTTCCACTCCCTACATCCTGTCTATGTGACAAGTGCTTAAAAGATGATGATCCATGGGTTATGAAGCATTATGACACATCTGTCGAACCGTTTTTGACAACAGACTTAAATGTCTCAGAAGAAAGTTTTAAATGGTGGAAG aatttacagacagaatcCCGCAGCTACGATGTCTTTAAAGCAACAGTGGCCAGTCTGCTCCAGATGTTTCCATCCCCTCCACATAAATCCAGCTCCAGTAACTGCTGGACTTGTTCGGTGGTGGGCAACAGCGGGAATTTAGTGGGGGCAAATTATGGACAGCTAATCGATTCCCACGATGTAGTCATACG GATGAACAAAGGTATGACCAAGGGCTTTGAAGAGGATGTGGGGAGAAAAACAACACATCGTGTCATGTATCCAGAGAGTGCGATGGACGTGGAAAACGACACTCATCTTGTCCTGTTTCCATTTAAGATAATGGACATTGAGTGGATTATGAAGGCTTCAACAACAGGTTTTTATGGACGACG GTCATATGCTCCGATAATACCAAAAATCAAAGTCAACAAAGATTTG GTGAGGGTGGTCAATCCAGCTTTCATGAGATATGTCCATCATTCATGGCTTGAAAAAACGGGCAGCTATCCATCCACTGGCTTCATGACTGTGGTTCTTGCGATGCACATTTGTAACGAG GTCCATGTGTTTGGTTTTGGAGCTGACAGCAACGGAAACTGGAATCACTACTGGGAAAAACTCTGGAACAAAAACTTGAAAACCGGAGTACATCCTGGGAAAAATGAGTATAATATTATTGTACAGCTGGcgaagacaaaaaaaatagagTTTTATAAAGGacactga